One Mycteria americana isolate JAX WOST 10 ecotype Jacksonville Zoo and Gardens chromosome 7, USCA_MyAme_1.0, whole genome shotgun sequence genomic window, GCGCAGCGCGGCGCTGAGGAGGCCGCCGAGGCGGCGCaggccggcggcgccgccgggcagcgcggccaggagcgcggcggcggcggcgcccagCTGGACGGCGGCGCCCAGCGCCGTCAGGAGGGTACTGCGCAGCCCCAGCGCCGCGTACAGGGTGCCGCCGAGGGCGCCGAGGTAGAGGAGGGAGCCGCGGCTGGGCTCCCGCAGCAGGCGGGCGGGCCCGCGCAGCAGGGCGGCGGCGCCCAAGGCGCAGAGCGAGCCGAGGGACCACAGCAGCGCGAACTTGCGGgcgcggagcagcagcagcggcgcgTACAGCGCGGCCAGCCCGAAGCagagggcagccagcagcaggcacagcccgctccccgccagccgcTGCCAGCGCGACAGACCCGGCAGGCAGGGGTCTGCCTCGGCCGCCCACGGCCAGCCCGAGCCCGACCCCGATCCGGGCGCCGCTGCCGCGGGGGGGGCGCTGCGGCCCGGCGGGAAGGGGTTCAGCGGGCCCAGCCAGGCCCCcaggccgccgctccccgcctccTCCTGCGAgcagccggcgggcggcggcgcgggggccgcgcTGGAGCCGCTGGCGGCAGCGGCCTTCGACTGCGCGAGGTACTCCTGCAACTGCCGGCCCAGGTCCGCCATGGCGGGGCCGGGGACCGCTCGCGGGCGCTACAACGCGCCGCCTGCTcgccccgccgccatcttgccgAATAGCTGCATCCGGGTTACCGGCCATCTCCGGCGGCCCGCGCTCACGTGGGGCCGCGCGCGTGCGCGTGGGGCTGCGAGGGGCTGAGGCGGTGGCGCgctgctctcccttcccttgcaGCGCAGGCGGTCCGCGTCCGCTTTGCGACCTGTAACTGCTTCTTTTCGCCTGCTCATAGTTTTAAAGGAAAGGCAGATTTGTCTGCAAAAGGGGCGGtaaagcctggcaggcagggggtgccgggggcgGCCTGGGGGTCATGTCGCTGCTGGAGGGAGAGCCcgcctcagctgctcctcgtgaAGCAACTGAAAGGGCTTGGCAGCTGCAAGCGATAACAGTTTACGGTTTCAGCAGCTGGAAAGACGATGGTGTCACATTCGAAATGTAGATTGGTAAGATATGATACTTCAGATTGATGCAGCTCACGGGTAGCCCCTCAGGACGTAGCAGGTGAGAGGAAGGATTGCCTGGGGCAACAGCCCAGTGGCTGGGAGGTAGCTCAAGGCCGAGCGCTGCCCTGTACTGTGCTCCTCCCGACACCCTTGGCAGCAGCTGGGGTCTTTCTTACACGTTCAGTCCAAGTAATCTCTGCTTCTCTCTAAAGGAGAATGGCAAGAGTAGAGATGTTACATGTTGGCACCCAGAAACCATTGCAACAGGAGAGACTAGAGATGCAGAGAATGACTAAGAGCATGTCTTTATTACTGTGTGCTCAGCCAAATCTGTTAAATTGTTGGCTGTTTATAAGATTACCTATTACCCTTTCCTCAACCAACCGTTAAACCAAAATAAGAACATCTAACTCTATTCTTCATCCTGgtttaaataagtaataaaaatgtcaaatgctAATTTAACCTGTATGATTCCAAATGTTTACTGCAGGGCTGAAAAATGAGATGTTTGGACACCAGGAAACACAGAGAGCAGAGTTTCCATCATCAGTCCCAAGCTTCCAACAATATCCGTAGCAATGGTGAGTCACATCAAACTAGGCTACCTTACAAGACGCAAATAAAGTTTGAAATCACTTTTGGGCAGAAGCTCCCTGTCCTATTTGGTGGATCACTTAGCATTGGTACATTATACATTGATATATGTCAGAGAACATAAAACTCTCAAGTGCTCAGGACAAAGTTCTGTCATCGGCAAGAAGGGATTAGACATTATCGAAAACGCCACACTTGGAGGGGTCCTCGTGA contains:
- the SFT2D3 gene encoding vesicle transport protein SFT2C, giving the protein MADLGRQLQEYLAQSKAAAASGSSAAPAPPPAGCSQEEAGSGGLGAWLGPLNPFPPGRSAPPAAAAPGSGSGSGWPWAAEADPCLPGLSRWQRLAGSGLCLLLAALCFGLAALYAPLLLLRARKFALLWSLGSLCALGAAALLRGPARLLREPSRGSLLYLGALGGTLYAALGLRSTLLTALGAAVQLGAAAAALLAALPGGAAGLRRLGGLLSAALRRRSKALPV